Proteins encoded by one window of Heliangelus exortis chromosome 5, bHelExo1.hap1, whole genome shotgun sequence:
- the ZNF839 gene encoding zinc finger protein 839 isoform X2 yields the protein MAAPEEGGTEAPPPPPSAEDEPPGGAATDGGAALSVVAVRVARAPEDDDDDEEEGGDVVGSAAPLPPAEGPELLAVTEELAQSLAALDAGAAASGTVLYLQADGSLGEGAGMSAEEQRRLLEQLLTAAESQGPVTAEPPPPPPRHAATPLAPAELLRVIEQVSKAQEQQKPPAAAAPLEPGPSPCRGGGCSLPPQACGAAPPLAGIMQNAAQQLQSVAQQVALQQGKAMAAARLLPQKQLEAICVQVQPGHTKENETPVPSLAPVQSKTITLSQSVGRSSSIPGLGIINPQIIRIQPVTGTEQLQQQQQQLFLHSSSESPVQLLMQRPLPSHGSVSVSKIPTSKVLNGQKATRATVSARRSPNTTMAAASSANTLIPCLEKTKKDGKLKKSLKVKTRSGRISRPPKYKAKDYKFIKMEDLADGHQSDSDDYSELSIEDDEEGKVKAKDALFSSSNYNLKPKMFKCETCEKSYIGKGGLARHYKLNPGHGQLESLPQKITLNKPNGSIFVDSACGIREETVSPAHLDSTAVTLNNENALCTSLEENVGLKAGEQTCKSAGSRHLGEQQNETSSGHRGSKTPKGPGKSRRPKRCGRPRMGGRSRCSGRLSRPGQSPSKSLSSVSAEHNVLRRKARLKELIQQCDNEDLMELALPRLTKLVTVYEFLLMKVEKGYPAKAYFPDVYREFEDLHNMVKKMAYDHLSNSDLLSYQEPVEIKDAKSTGEELLPSAKRTKLEEVMTNVNNAYASQDEVKEKSGNFCTLLEKDDFTPLNGEILLSEDRHITGCTTGSTLLTAEQNPLADSGVRIDADNSGTFSQTVKMRIEYSQPVTVQEQDMAGDASLLHTEVVLPVEAASSPQLVQAHFVRENTGGGLSNPDLCNSVNAMGSQSTNLAMSEDNGHEQKYHKLQEENHNFAIREHSEQLPNTDVTDEMGELEKVFPTNIVPINYPQSTQAESHQNAVQEASLPAHVNCENVSEFSCGTEEQVLENTVTVDETVAFEITDESHDFLSQGHEQIFIQTSDGLILSHPDTAVLSQAEGIVIVTDSNGTTMHIRTPEGIPLETVEALLAMEADGQSEDILLSQSEFEP from the exons ATGGCGGCTCCTGAGGAGGGGGGCACCGAGGCACCGCCGCCCCCCCCTTCCGCTGAAGACGAGCCGCCGGGAGGGGCGGCCACCGACGGCGGGGCTGCCCTCAGCGTGGTGGCGGTCAGGGTCGCCCGGGCGCcggaggatgatgatgatgatgaggaggagggtggggatGTGGTGGGGTCCGCCGCCCCGCTGCCCCCCGCAGAAGGCCCGGAGCTGCTGGCGGTGACGGAAGAGTTGGCGCAGAGCTTGGCCGCCCTGGATGCCGGCGCGGCGGCGAGCGGCACCGTCCTCTACCTGCAGGCGGACGGGAGCCTGGGGGAGGGCGCGGGGATGAGCGCCGAGGAGCAGCGGcggctgctggagcagctgctgaccGCGGCCGAGAGCCAGGGGCCGGTCACGGCCGAGCCTCCGCCCCCGCCGCCTCGGCACGCCGCCACGCCGCTGGCCCCCGCGGAGCTCCTGCGGGTCATCGAGCAAGTGAGCAAggcccaggagcagcagaagccGCCGGCAGCCGCTGCTCCTCTGGAGCCGGGGCCGTCGCCCTGCCGCGGCGGGGGGTGCTCGCTGCCGCCTCAGGCGTGCGGGGCCGCCCCGCCGCTGGCCGGCATCATGCAGAACGCCGCGCAGCAGCTGCAGAGCGTGGCCCAGCAGGTCGCCCTGCAGCAGGGCAAAGCCATGGCCGCCGCACGGCTCCTCCCGCAGAAG cagctggaagCCATTTGTGTCCAAGTTCAGCCAGGACATACGAAGGAAAATGAAACTCCAGTGCCATCACTGGCACCAGTCCAGTCCAAAACTATAACGCTGAGTCAGTCGGTTGGTAGAAGTTCTAGCATACCAGGACTTGGTATTATTAATCCCCAGATAATTAGGATACAGCCTGTCACAGGaactgagcagctgcagcagcaacaacagcaacTATTCCTGCATAGTTCTTCTGAGTCTCCAGTTCAGTTGCTTATGCAGAGACCTTTACCATCCCATGGATCAGTGTCTGTCAGCAAGATTCCCACATCTAAGGTGCTAAATGGACAGAAAGCTACACGTGCCACTGTATCAGCTAGGAGGTCTCCAAATACTACCATGGCTGCAGCCAGTTCAGCAAATACTCTGATACCATGCcttgaaaaaaccaaaaaagacggcaagttaaaaaaatctttgaaagtGAAAACTCGTTCTGGACGGATTTCACGCCCCCCAAAATACAAAGCTAAAGATtataaattcattaaaatggAGGATTTGGCTGATGGTCATCAGTCCGACTCTGATGATTACTCCGAGTTGAGTATAGAAGATGATGAAGAAGGAAAGGTGAAGGCAAAGGATGCTTTATTCAGTTCTTCAAATTATAATCTGAAACCCAAAATGTTCAAATGTGAGACTTGTGAAAAATCCTATATAGGAAAGGGAGGATTAGCAAGACATTATAAACTTAACCCTGGCCATGGGCAGCTGGAGTCTTTACctcaaaaaataactttaaataaGCCTAATGGAAGTATATTTGTGGACAGTGCTTGTGGAATAAGAGAGGAGACAGTCAGTCCAGCACATTTGGATTCAACTGCTGTCactttaaataatgaaaatgcaCTATGTACCAGCCTGGAAGAAAATGTTGGTTTGAAGGCTGGAGAACAG ACTTGTAAATCTGCAGGAAGCAGACACTTGGGAGAACAACAAAATGAAACCAGTTCAGGACACCGGGGATCCAAAACACCAAAAGGACCTGGAAAATCCAGACGACCAAAGAGATGTGGTCGACCAAGGATGGGTGGAAGATCCAGGTGTTCTGGAAGGCTTAGCAGACCTGGTCAGTCCCCTTCAAAGTCCCTTAGTAGTGTGTCAGCTGAACACAATGTATTGAGAAGAAAAGCTAGGTTAAAAGAG CTAATACAACAATGTGATAATGAAGACTTAATGGAGCTGGCTCTCCCACGTCTTACAAAGCTTGTTACAGTATATGAATTTCTGTTGATGAAG GTTGAAAAAGGGTATCCAGCCAAAGCTTACTTTCCAGATGTATATAGGGAATTTGAAGACTTGCATAATATGGTAAAGAAAATGGCTTATGATCACCTCAGTAACTCTGATTTGCTGAGTTACCAGGAACCTGTTGAAATAAAAGATGCTAAG AGCACAGGGGAGGAACTGTTGCCATCAGCCAAAAGGACCAAGTTAGAAGAAGTAATGACAAATGTGAATAATGCTTATGCCAGTCAAgatgaagtgaaagaaaagagcGGGAATTTTTGTACACTGCTTGAAAAAGATG aTTTTACTCCATTAAATGGAGAAATCCTGCTTTCAGAGGATAGGCATATCACTGGCTGCACAACTGGAAGTACATTGCTGACAGCAGAACAGAATCCACTTGCTGATTCAGGAGTTAGAATTGATGCTGACAATTCAGGTACCTTCTCTCAGACTGTGAAAATGAGGATAGAGTATTCCCAGCCTGTGACTGTACAGGAACAAGATATGGCAGGTGATGCATCTCTGCTTCATACTGAAGTTGTGTTGCCTGTTGAAGCAGCCAGCTCACCTCAGTTAGTTCAAGCACACTTTGTGCGTGAGAATACTGGAGGTGGACTGTCAAATCCTGACCTTTGCAACTCAGTGAATGCAATGGGCAGTCAGAGTACTAACTTAGCAATGAGTGAAGATAATGGTCACGAACAAAAATATCACAAactgcaagaagaaaaccatAATTTTGCAATTAGAGAACATTCCGAACAACTTCCTAATACTGATGTGACTGACGAGATGGGGGAActtgaaaaagtttttccaaCAAACATTGTGCCAATAAACTACCCACAGAGCACTCAGGCTGAGTCGCACCAGAACGCTGTCCAGGAAGCCTCTCTGCCTGCTCATGTGAACTGTGAAAACGTGAGTGAATTTTCTTGTGGCACAGAGGAACAAGTGCTGGAGAATACAGTTACTGTAGATGAAACTGTAGCCTTTGAGATTACTGATGAGAGCCATGATTTTTTGTCTCAGGGACACGAACAGATTTTTATTCAGACTTCAGATGGGCTTATCCTGTCTCATCCTGATACTGCTGTATTGTCTCAGGCAGAAGGCATTGTTATTGTAACTGATTCCAATGGTACTACCATGCACATTCGCACACCTGAGGGGATACCTTTGGAAACTGTGGAAGCACTACTGGCAATGGAAGCAGATGGCCAAAGTGAAGACATTTTGCTCTCACAAAGTGAATTTGAGCCATAA